In Vigna radiata var. radiata cultivar VC1973A chromosome 3, Vradiata_ver6, whole genome shotgun sequence, the following proteins share a genomic window:
- the LOC106757626 gene encoding calmodulin-3: MAGAMTDDQIAEFQEAFCLIDKDCDGFISVDELTAVFRSIVGNPTKEEIQDMISEVDLDGNGSIDFEEFLNIMSRKMKETLSEELKEAFKVFDRDQDGYISAIELRHVMMNMGERLTDEEAEQMIREADLDGDGQVSFDEFARIMMLK, translated from the exons ATGGCAGGTGCAATGACAGATGATCAAATAGCTGAATTCCAAGAAGCCTTTTGCCTCATTGACAAGGATTGTGATG GATTCATTAGCGTGGACGAATTGACAGCCGTTTTCCGATCAATAGTAGGGAACCCGACAAAAGAAGAAATCCAAGACATGATCAGTGAAGTGGACCTCGATGGGAATGGAAGTATAGATTTTGAGGAGTTCTTGAATATTatgagtagaaaaatgaag GAAACTTTATCTGAAGAGCTGAAAGAAGCCTTCAAAGTGTTTGATAGAGATCAAGACGGATACATATCTGCCATTGAG CTGAGGCATGTGATGATGAATATGGGAGAGAGGCTGACAGACGAAGAGGCAGAACAAATGATTAGAGAGGCAGATTTGGATGGGGATGGGCAAGTTAGCTTTGACGAATTTGCAAGGATTATGATGCTCAAATGA